In one window of Leptospira sp. WS92.C1 DNA:
- a CDS encoding DUF962 domain-containing protein codes for MKSVETWFDEYADSHRNPTNKNIHWICVPLIYFTVLGLLWSIPVPSFFQSVPYLNFTTLSLAFALVFYARLSPALALGMLILSSLMIYLIIFLQATVLPILLGTYSYGILELSITIFVLAWIGQFIGHKIEGKKPSFFKDIQFLLIGPIWLLGFIYQKLKIAY; via the coding sequence ATGAAATCCGTCGAGACTTGGTTTGACGAATACGCGGACAGCCATCGCAATCCGACCAACAAAAATATTCATTGGATCTGCGTCCCCCTCATTTATTTTACAGTGCTCGGTTTACTCTGGTCCATTCCAGTGCCTTCTTTTTTTCAATCCGTTCCGTATTTAAATTTTACGACGCTTTCTCTTGCATTTGCTCTGGTATTTTACGCAAGGTTATCTCCGGCGTTGGCTTTGGGAATGTTGATCCTCAGTTCACTGATGATCTATCTGATCATTTTTCTCCAAGCAACGGTATTGCCGATCCTACTCGGAACGTATTCCTATGGAATTTTGGAACTTTCAATCACGATCTTCGTACTTGCTTGGATCGGACAATTTATCGGTCATAAAATCGAAGGCAAAAAACCGTCCTTCTTTAAGGACATTCAATTTTTGTTGATCGGACCAATTTGGCTCTTGGGTTTTATTTATCAAAAGTTAAAAATCGCGTATTAA
- a CDS encoding glycosyltransferase, translating to MTAPDISVILPTFNERENIQILIPKIESILKSHSFEIIIVDDNSPDKTWEIGEELKTSRKNLVILRRMEGKGLSSAVLAGMSLAQGKVFLVMDADLQHDETILPKLILPLLENKFDITVGTRYSIGGGTSNWSWFRKFFSLIATWIAKLFLSISITDPMSGFFGISRSYFLKTADQINPRGFKILLEFLHRSAFAPRILEIPFLFKNRQFGKTKLDGSVIRNYLIALLDLRFGKWISPTFLLYSLVGSFGVLVNLVGLLIGELLSFPEIQTSFRFLNPFYSSVLFGIELSILSNFTLNNYLTFYEKRYTGIRILQGLILFHLVCLLGLLIQISVFQFLYHKIFVYELQSSSLPIKLVSDSLAILAAMITNYFLNLNVTWKGSKD from the coding sequence ATGACAGCTCCCGACATTTCGGTCATCTTACCCACATTCAACGAAAGAGAGAATATCCAGATTCTCATACCCAAAATCGAATCGATTCTCAAATCACATTCATTTGAAATCATTATTGTCGACGATAACAGCCCCGATAAAACCTGGGAAATCGGCGAAGAACTTAAAACGTCCCGTAAGAATCTTGTTATTCTGAGAAGAATGGAAGGGAAAGGACTTTCTTCCGCGGTACTTGCTGGAATGTCCCTCGCACAAGGAAAAGTTTTTCTTGTGATGGATGCCGATCTACAACACGATGAAACGATTCTCCCAAAACTCATCTTACCGCTCCTGGAAAACAAATTCGATATCACTGTGGGAACCAGATATTCAATCGGAGGCGGAACATCCAACTGGTCCTGGTTTCGAAAGTTTTTTAGTTTGATTGCGACATGGATCGCAAAACTTTTTCTTTCGATTTCGATCACGGATCCTATGAGTGGTTTTTTCGGAATCTCACGCTCTTATTTTCTAAAAACCGCGGATCAAATCAACCCCCGAGGATTTAAAATTCTATTAGAATTTTTGCATAGATCCGCTTTCGCTCCGCGAATTTTGGAAATTCCGTTCCTGTTTAAAAACAGACAATTTGGAAAGACAAAATTAGACGGATCAGTGATCCGAAACTATCTGATCGCTCTTTTAGATCTGCGTTTTGGAAAGTGGATCTCCCCTACTTTTCTACTTTATTCCTTGGTCGGTTCGTTTGGTGTTTTAGTAAACTTAGTCGGTTTGCTCATCGGGGAATTACTTTCCTTTCCGGAAATTCAAACCTCGTTTCGATTTTTAAATCCGTTCTACAGTTCCGTTTTATTCGGAATCGAACTCTCCATTCTCTCAAACTTTACTTTGAACAATTATCTCACCTTTTACGAAAAGAGATACACGGGAATCCGAATTCTACAAGGTTTGATTTTATTCCATCTTGTATGTCTTTTAGGTTTATTGATCCAAATCAGCGTATTTCAGTTTTTATATCATAAAATTTTCGTCTATGAATTGCAATCTTCCAGTCTTCCGATTAAATTAGTTTCGGATTCGCTTGCAATTTTAGCGGCGATGATTACAAATTATTTCTTAAACTTAAACGTCACCTGGAAAGGCTCCAAGGACTGA
- a CDS encoding DJ-1 family glyoxalase III: protein MVKVLVPFADGMEEMEAVIIVDVLRRAGIQVTTASLKKGTITASRGVKLLADEVIDKIHIHDFDMIVLPGGNGGTKELGSNPKILELLKDAKKHGQWIAAICAAPSILVHQNILTHEDSFTAFPGVISEVPGYTGSRLEISGKIITSVGPGSAFEFALALVSILSGEQTMLKVKSALKLPQ, encoded by the coding sequence ATGGTCAAGGTTTTAGTTCCTTTTGCGGACGGAATGGAGGAAATGGAAGCGGTGATCATCGTGGATGTGCTCAGACGCGCCGGTATCCAGGTCACAACCGCCTCCCTCAAAAAAGGTACGATCACTGCTTCTAGAGGGGTTAAACTGTTAGCAGACGAAGTCATCGACAAAATTCATATTCATGACTTCGATATGATTGTACTTCCGGGGGGCAACGGCGGCACCAAAGAATTGGGCTCTAATCCAAAAATTTTAGAACTTCTTAAAGATGCCAAAAAACACGGTCAATGGATCGCCGCGATTTGCGCCGCTCCCAGTATTTTAGTACATCAAAATATTCTTACCCATGAGGATTCGTTCACTGCATTTCCGGGAGTAATTTCAGAAGTTCCCGGTTATACTGGATCCAGGCTGGAGATCTCTGGAAAAATCATAACGAGTGTAGGTCCCGGATCGGCTTTCGAATTTGCTTTGGCGCTCGTAAGTATTTTGAGCGGAGAACAAACCATGTTAAAAGTAAAGTCAGCTCTTAAACTTCCTCAATGA
- a CDS encoding DUF1574 domain-containing protein, which translates to MFRNRFLLLPFVIFIIAFSIDKLISSESLEPYYSLTLSDLNFRHKESLFNELKDYLKQENRKKVLVYFGNSRALLFRNDYIEKKYPEWALFNFSVPGGSPDYYLYWLERFQSDGVKPDFILLDESIEIFNSSSVLTLDEVLFYGLSPSFVFRHAERYSSSDLTGYIGKKLFHTLKNRPRLNVILARTKDGGVLAKEYSKLRANIWKNLKEQKGSATSNISPRVVLPTELLKKRANTDFKSYLTPFTFNPSMMANEEDAIRIVKKIQVPYATIWVRVGRPYFELYKTRKVMTVEKEEKTPYEIMIPILNKLHESTATSFWNMNEDPDYHCDDFSDPGHMSPSCFNDYADFIFTRLPK; encoded by the coding sequence ATGTTTCGAAATCGATTTCTCCTACTTCCATTTGTCATCTTTATCATCGCATTTAGTATCGACAAGTTGATCAGCTCCGAAAGTTTGGAGCCGTATTATTCCCTTACACTTTCGGATCTCAATTTTCGTCATAAAGAATCTCTTTTTAACGAATTAAAGGATTATCTAAAGCAAGAGAATCGTAAAAAAGTCCTGGTTTATTTTGGAAATTCAAGAGCGCTTTTATTCAGAAACGATTACATAGAAAAAAAATATCCGGAATGGGCGTTATTCAATTTTTCCGTGCCCGGAGGATCTCCGGATTATTATCTTTACTGGCTGGAGCGGTTTCAGTCTGACGGCGTAAAACCGGATTTTATTCTTTTGGATGAATCGATCGAAATCTTCAATTCTTCTTCGGTTTTGACCTTGGATGAAGTTTTGTTTTACGGTCTCAGTCCTTCGTTTGTATTTAGACATGCGGAACGGTATTCGTCTTCTGATCTGACCGGTTATATCGGAAAAAAATTATTTCATACTCTTAAAAATCGGCCGCGATTGAATGTGATTCTCGCACGAACCAAAGACGGTGGAGTTCTCGCGAAGGAGTATAGTAAATTAAGAGCGAATATTTGGAAGAATCTAAAAGAACAAAAAGGAAGTGCAACCTCGAATATAAGTCCTCGGGTCGTTTTGCCGACCGAACTTTTAAAAAAGAGGGCCAATACCGATTTTAAATCCTATCTTACCCCGTTTACATTCAATCCGAGTATGATGGCGAATGAAGAAGACGCAATACGAATTGTAAAAAAGATTCAAGTGCCTTATGCTACGATTTGGGTACGGGTGGGGCGGCCCTATTTCGAACTTTATAAAACAAGAAAGGTTATGACCGTAGAAAAGGAAGAAAAAACACCCTACGAGATCATGATTCCTATTTTAAATAAACTTCATGAATCCACGGCAACATCGTTTTGGAATATGAATGAAGATCCAGACTATCACTGTGACGACTTTAGCGATCCGGGGCACATGTCGCCCAGCTGCTTTAACGATTATGCCGATTTTATTTTTACGCGATTGCCTAAATAA
- a CDS encoding NYN domain-containing protein, whose amino-acid sequence MSSQVAIDGFNLIYKFPDLEESMYQNQLKKARQGLLELIELYSKKKKKQNFHVFFDGKKEIGSEVFQETFGKLNVYYSRDRKADDLIKEFVRTNIRPSEIQVVSSDKEIFFHAKKWGAHPISSEEFASIVSAEIAPPDAEPDAEEFKDKKLDPVEVEYWKNLFRKGR is encoded by the coding sequence ATGTCCTCACAAGTGGCGATTGACGGTTTCAATCTGATATATAAATTCCCCGATTTAGAAGAATCTATGTATCAGAATCAACTTAAAAAAGCGAGACAAGGGCTTTTGGAATTGATCGAGTTATATTCTAAAAAAAAGAAAAAACAGAACTTTCATGTTTTTTTTGACGGTAAGAAGGAAATCGGAAGCGAGGTTTTTCAGGAAACGTTCGGAAAACTAAATGTGTATTACAGCAGGGACAGAAAAGCGGACGATCTGATCAAAGAATTTGTTCGAACCAATATTCGTCCTTCTGAGATTCAAGTAGTCAGTTCGGATAAAGAGATCTTTTTTCACGCAAAAAAATGGGGCGCTCATCCGATTTCATCCGAAGAATTTGCATCCATCGTATCCGCAGAAATTGCTCCTCCAGACGCGGAACCGGACGCCGAGGAATTCAAAGATAAAAAACTGGATCCCGTCGAAGTAGAATATTGGAAAAATTTATTTAGGAAAGGCAGATAG
- a CDS encoding MBOAT family protein, with amino-acid sequence MLFNSVTFAIFFAVVYTLYWLIPKKNRPDFLILSSAFFYIWFSWIFFFHFLLIILLNYLLYVQIKTSTKHSKKWMITAVLLNCINLGFFKYFYFFSRALADLTGYPFFQEIQGVVHIILPLAISFYSFQMIAAAVDAGRNPEGEIISFKGYFLFVLFFPVLIAGPIMRTGDFFPNLKNLEPDRDKIYNGCYLMISGLIKKVLIADPSAGLISPIFSNPEVYDSTSLILAGIGYSIQVFCDFSGLTDMARGVGALLGFYLPENFKAPFFSLSGRELWQRWHITLSIWLRDYIYFSLGGSKVAVWRTHLNLILTMTIGGFWHGADYTFIAWGFYWGVLLAGERYLETTLGWKLTPEKNIFLKAIKAAIVFLLFSFSAVLFRADNAKTMLQHVYGIFWNSPGKIESEIASSSLAWIGEGGRLVNGNSFFLLKQLENIEKFLYLFLALILFNWVQYVPDFWKRFRKYDPWLLSFLGVLTLFMLALFSEDSGAFIYYKF; translated from the coding sequence GTGCTGTTTAACTCCGTTACCTTTGCGATCTTTTTTGCAGTCGTTTATACTCTCTATTGGCTGATTCCTAAAAAAAATCGTCCCGATTTTCTGATTCTTTCCAGCGCCTTTTTTTACATTTGGTTTTCCTGGATTTTCTTTTTTCACTTTTTACTGATCATCCTTCTCAACTATCTTCTTTATGTTCAAATCAAGACCTCAACGAAACATTCCAAAAAATGGATGATCACAGCGGTTCTTTTGAATTGTATCAATCTCGGGTTTTTCAAATATTTTTATTTCTTTTCAAGAGCTCTCGCGGATCTAACGGGTTATCCTTTTTTTCAGGAGATTCAGGGAGTCGTTCATATCATTCTGCCTCTTGCGATCAGCTTTTATAGTTTTCAAATGATCGCTGCCGCGGTCGATGCGGGAAGAAATCCCGAAGGAGAAATCATTTCTTTCAAAGGATACTTTTTATTCGTTTTGTTTTTTCCCGTTCTGATCGCAGGACCGATCATGAGAACCGGAGATTTTTTTCCAAACCTGAAAAATCTGGAACCGGATCGGGATAAAATCTATAACGGTTGTTATCTGATGATCAGCGGTCTAATTAAAAAAGTGCTGATAGCGGATCCGTCTGCCGGTTTGATTTCCCCGATTTTTTCCAACCCAGAAGTATATGATTCCACTTCTTTAATTCTTGCGGGTATCGGTTATTCGATTCAGGTTTTTTGCGATTTTTCGGGTCTGACGGATATGGCAAGAGGAGTGGGTGCGTTACTCGGATTTTATCTTCCGGAAAATTTCAAGGCTCCTTTTTTTTCCCTCAGCGGCAGGGAACTCTGGCAGAGATGGCATATCACTCTATCCATCTGGTTGAGGGATTACATTTACTTTTCGTTAGGCGGAAGTAAGGTTGCCGTTTGGAGGACCCATCTCAATCTGATTCTTACGATGACAATCGGCGGATTCTGGCACGGAGCGGATTATACGTTTATCGCTTGGGGCTTTTACTGGGGAGTTTTGCTCGCCGGTGAAAGATATTTGGAGACCACTCTAGGATGGAAACTGACTCCTGAAAAAAATATCTTTTTGAAGGCGATCAAAGCTGCGATCGTATTTTTATTATTTTCTTTTAGCGCCGTTTTGTTTCGTGCGGATAACGCAAAGACCATGCTTCAACACGTTTACGGTATTTTTTGGAATTCCCCCGGAAAAATCGAGTCCGAGATCGCTTCTTCATCTTTGGCGTGGATCGGAGAAGGGGGACGTTTGGTGAACGGGAATTCTTTCTTTTTGTTAAAACAATTAGAGAATATCGAAAAATTCCTTTATTTATTTTTGGCTCTTATACTGTTCAACTGGGTTCAATACGTTCCCGACTTTTGGAAACGATTTAGAAAATACGATCCTTGGTTGCTGAGTTTTCTCGGGGTCCTGACTCTTTTTATGCTCGCTTTGTTTTCGGAAGATTCGGGCGCTTTTATCTACTATAAGTTTTAG
- a CDS encoding NAD-dependent deacylase — MKVFVSKHKHRFQNITAITGAGISAESGVPTFRGTDGLWKNFRAEELATPEAFQKNPKLVWEWYLWRRNIIESKSPNEGHKALVELEQKHSNFFLITQNVDGLHLQAGSKRPLEIHGNIFINRCVSCDYQSKELKIDSKNLPPHCGRCNSLLRPGVLWFGESYEELKLNQSIFRMQNTDLLLILGTSGAVSMPVYLAQIAKEAGSLVIEINQEETPFTSSADLFLQGKSGKILPELVQEILSV; from the coding sequence ATGAAAGTTTTTGTTTCCAAACACAAACACCGTTTTCAAAATATCACCGCGATTACAGGCGCGGGTATTTCGGCCGAAAGCGGAGTTCCCACATTTCGAGGGACGGACGGTCTTTGGAAAAATTTCAGAGCGGAAGAATTGGCCACTCCAGAGGCATTTCAAAAGAATCCCAAATTGGTTTGGGAATGGTATCTCTGGAGACGAAACATCATCGAGTCCAAATCTCCCAACGAAGGTCATAAGGCCCTTGTTGAGTTAGAACAAAAACATTCCAATTTTTTTCTGATCACCCAAAACGTGGACGGATTGCATTTGCAAGCCGGATCCAAACGCCCTTTGGAAATTCACGGAAATATTTTTATCAATCGTTGTGTTTCCTGCGACTATCAAAGCAAAGAACTAAAAATAGACTCGAAGAACCTACCTCCCCATTGCGGTCGCTGTAATTCTCTCTTAAGACCGGGAGTTCTCTGGTTTGGGGAATCGTATGAAGAACTCAAACTCAATCAATCGATCTTCCGAATGCAGAATACCGACCTGCTTTTGATCCTGGGGACTTCGGGTGCCGTGAGCATGCCGGTTTATCTGGCTCAAATTGCTAAAGAGGCAGGGTCTCTTGTAATCGAAATCAATCAGGAAGAAACCCCCTTTACTTCGTCGGCCGATCTATTCTTACAAGGAAAATCGGGGAAGATTTTACCAGAGCTCGTCCAAGAAATCCTTTCTGTCTAA